From the genome of Pyrobaculum sp. 3827-6, one region includes:
- a CDS encoding sn-glycerol-1-phosphate dehydrogenase: MKQLESFEIPRTVIFGPGAITKTPLVVAGLRAGKILIVTGRSTTLHYANQVAQLLSGYTVDVVKYDDVDLDKTGYDLVLGVGGGRPLDMAKVYAYIHKKPLVVIPTSASHDGIASPYVSYVLSRRMSSYGKIVAPPTAIIADTSVILSAPSRLLRAGIGDLLGKIVAVRDWQLAHRLKGEEYSEYAAHLSLTSYRIVSSNAARIRNFAREEDVRVLVKALIGCGVAMGIAGSSRPCSGSEHLFAHAIEMRLQEKSNEAIHGELVAIGSIVMAYLHGIKWQRIKKIAETVGLPTTLKQAGIDIDLAVEALTTAHSLRPDRYTILGDGIDREAARRALENTGLL; this comes from the coding sequence GTGAAACAACTTGAAAGTTTTGAAATCCCACGTACAGTAATATTTGGACCTGGCGCAATAACAAAGACCCCGCTCGTCGTCGCCGGGTTAAGAGCTGGAAAAATACTCATCGTAACGGGGAGATCTACGACGTTGCACTACGCCAACCAGGTAGCTCAGCTACTCAGCGGGTACACCGTCGACGTAGTTAAATACGACGACGTTGACCTAGATAAGACAGGGTACGACCTAGTGCTGGGGGTGGGTGGCGGCAGACCTCTCGATATGGCTAAGGTATATGCATACATACATAAGAAGCCACTGGTGGTAATCCCCACCTCGGCAAGCCACGACGGCATCGCTTCTCCATACGTCTCCTACGTGCTGTCGAGGAGAATGTCTTCTTACGGCAAGATAGTTGCGCCTCCCACCGCAATCATAGCAGACACCTCGGTGATATTAAGCGCCCCGTCGCGTCTGTTGAGAGCAGGCATAGGAGATCTGCTGGGGAAAATAGTAGCGGTGAGAGATTGGCAGCTGGCACACAGGCTCAAGGGGGAGGAGTACAGCGAATACGCGGCGCACCTCTCCCTCACCAGCTACAGAATCGTGTCCTCCAACGCCGCGAGAATACGAAACTTCGCACGGGAGGAAGACGTAAGAGTCTTAGTCAAGGCGTTGATAGGCTGCGGAGTGGCCATGGGCATAGCCGGCTCCTCGCGGCCGTGCAGCGGCTCGGAGCACCTATTCGCACACGCCATCGAGATGCGCCTACAAGAGAAGAGCAACGAGGCTATCCACGGAGAGCTCGTAGCTATAGGCTCCATCGTCATGGCCTACCTCCACGGAATAAAATGGCAGAGAATAAAGAAGATAGCCGAGACTGTAGGCCTCCCCACCACGTTAAAACAAGCCGGCATAGATATCGACCTTGCCGTAGAGGCGCTCACCACGGCCCACAGCCTACGCCCAGATAGATACACAATACTTGGAGACGGAATAGACCGCGAAGCCGCTAGACGCGCCCTGGAAAACACAGGCCTTCTCTAG
- a CDS encoding NADP-dependent malic enzyme yields MTEKWYQLSVEIHKKYGGKISIVPKVPIRSMEEFAIYYTPGIAEVSRQIHKNPELAFELTSRWNIIGVITDGTRVLGLGNIGPEAAYPVMEGKALIFKYLGGVDAIPIPIRVKTPEEFISVAKALEPALGGVNLEDIESPKCFYLLDKLRKELQIPVWHDDQQGTATATLAGLINALKLVGKKISDVTIALVGAGASNIYTARILIKYGAKPGNLMLVDSKGILHPERDDIDKMMIENPWKYKYAIETNAERRRGGIPEAMKGADVVIAASRPGPGVIKREWVASMNKDAIVFALANPVPEIWPWEAKEAGAKIVATGRSDFPNQVNNSLIFPAVFRGALDVRATTITDEMLIAAAEEVAKFAEEKGIHEEYIIPKMTEWEVYVREAAAVAATASAQKIARIPRSYNEELEVARTVIEKSIKTLEILMREKIIE; encoded by the coding sequence GTGACAGAGAAGTGGTATCAACTCTCCGTAGAGATACATAAAAAATACGGCGGCAAAATATCGATCGTTCCAAAAGTCCCCATTAGGTCAATGGAGGAATTTGCCATATACTACACACCAGGAATCGCAGAAGTCTCTAGACAAATACACAAAAACCCAGAGCTAGCCTTTGAGCTAACCTCAAGGTGGAACATCATCGGAGTCATTACAGACGGCACGAGGGTGCTGGGCCTAGGAAATATTGGGCCAGAAGCCGCCTATCCGGTGATGGAGGGCAAAGCCCTGATTTTTAAATACCTCGGCGGCGTCGACGCCATACCCATCCCCATAAGAGTGAAGACGCCGGAGGAGTTCATCTCAGTTGCAAAGGCCCTCGAGCCAGCGCTGGGCGGGGTCAACCTCGAAGATATCGAGTCGCCGAAATGTTTCTACCTCCTTGACAAGTTGAGAAAGGAACTGCAGATACCCGTGTGGCACGACGACCAGCAAGGCACGGCCACGGCCACCCTTGCCGGTTTAATAAACGCCCTGAAGCTCGTGGGGAAGAAGATCAGCGACGTCACCATAGCGCTTGTGGGAGCCGGGGCCTCCAATATCTACACAGCCCGCATATTAATCAAATACGGGGCAAAGCCGGGCAACCTCATGCTAGTAGATAGCAAAGGCATTCTACACCCAGAACGCGACGACATCGACAAGATGATGATTGAAAACCCGTGGAAGTACAAATACGCTATTGAGACAAACGCGGAGAGGCGCCGCGGCGGGATACCCGAGGCCATGAAAGGCGCAGACGTCGTAATCGCGGCGTCGAGACCAGGCCCCGGCGTGATAAAGAGGGAGTGGGTAGCCTCAATGAACAAAGACGCCATCGTATTCGCCCTGGCCAACCCCGTCCCCGAGATATGGCCGTGGGAGGCAAAAGAAGCCGGCGCTAAAATAGTGGCGACCGGCCGGAGTGATTTCCCCAATCAGGTCAATAACTCGTTGATATTCCCAGCGGTGTTCAGAGGTGCGCTTGACGTGAGGGCTACTACGATAACTGACGAGATGCTCATCGCGGCCGCGGAGGAGGTAGCCAAATTCGCAGAGGAAAAAGGCATACACGAGGAGTACATAATACCCAAAATGACCGAGTGGGAGGTCTACGTCAGAGAAGCCGCCGCAGTCGCCGCAACCGCCTCGGCGCAGAAGATAGCCAGGATACCACGGTCCTACAACGAGGAGCTAGAAGTAGCGAGGACAGTCATCGAGAAGAGCATAAAGACCCTCGAAATCTTAATGCGGGAAAAAATCATCGAGTAG
- a CDS encoding DJ-1/PfpI family protein gives MPKALIFVIDMAKREEYSVLKNFLTKAGYEVKSAVGSRDVNINYDVDFMTMSADDAAKIADEYDLLGLAGGYKIYYHVLGKKPPLKIWDLNIDLAKLNAVIDKFHREGKTVVAPLAVPGYLAQLGMLRGKEATVYPTTELIKILREGGAKFVNRQVVKSGGVVTVKDITTTGEKEFIEVFRETT, from the coding sequence ATGCCAAAGGCGCTGATATTTGTAATTGACATGGCAAAGAGAGAGGAGTACTCCGTTTTGAAAAACTTCTTAACAAAAGCAGGCTACGAGGTAAAATCCGCCGTCGGCTCCAGAGACGTAAACATCAACTACGACGTAGATTTCATGACCATGTCCGCCGACGACGCCGCCAAAATCGCCGACGAATACGACCTACTGGGGCTGGCAGGAGGCTACAAGATCTACTACCACGTACTGGGTAAAAAGCCCCCCTTGAAGATATGGGACCTAAACATAGACCTAGCAAAGCTAAACGCAGTCATTGACAAATTCCACAGAGAAGGCAAGACAGTCGTGGCCCCGCTTGCCGTGCCGGGCTATCTAGCCCAGCTAGGCATGTTAAGAGGCAAAGAAGCCACGGTATACCCCACCACCGAGCTCATTAAAATACTTAGAGAGGGGGGCGCCAAGTTTGTAAACCGCCAAGTGGTTAAGAGTGGGGGCGTGGTGACTGTCAAAGACATCACCACCACAGGCGAAAAAGAGTTTATAGAAGTTTTCCGTGAAACAACTTGA
- a CDS encoding adenylate kinase, translating to MKIVVVALSGSGKTTIMNILRQRLPDVKIVNYGDVMLEIAKQRFGVQHRDEMRKKIPVEEYRKIQEEAAEYIASLPGDVLIDTHASIKIGGGYYPGLPDRIISKLKPDVILLIEYDPKDILERRKKDPGRFRDVESEEEIEMQQQANRLFAFAAANAGESTVHVLSFRGRPQSRPFEHAEIAADYIANLILKSRQKS from the coding sequence GTGAAAATAGTAGTTGTCGCTCTGTCGGGGAGCGGCAAGACTACAATAATGAATATTCTAAGGCAACGACTGCCAGACGTCAAGATAGTGAATTATGGAGATGTTATGCTTGAAATAGCCAAGCAGAGGTTCGGCGTACAGCATAGAGACGAGATGAGGAAAAAAATCCCAGTAGAGGAATACCGAAAGATACAGGAGGAGGCCGCCGAATACATAGCGTCTCTACCCGGCGACGTGTTGATAGACACCCACGCCTCTATTAAAATCGGAGGGGGATACTACCCCGGTCTACCAGACAGAATAATCTCCAAACTGAAGCCCGACGTAATTCTCCTAATTGAATACGACCCAAAAGATATACTAGAGAGAAGAAAGAAGGACCCGGGGAGGTTTAGAGACGTGGAAAGCGAAGAGGAGATAGAAATGCAACAACAAGCCAATAGGCTATTTGCATTCGCCGCCGCGAACGCCGGCGAGAGTACGGTACATGTACTGAGTTTCAGAGGCCGCCCCCAGAGCAGGCCTTTTGAACACGCAGAAATCGCGGCCGACTACATCGCCAACCTCATTTTGAAATCTAGACAGAAGTCTTAA